Proteins from a genomic interval of Watersipora subatra chromosome 10, tzWatSuba1.1, whole genome shotgun sequence:
- the LOC137405813 gene encoding zinc finger protein 330-like — MPKKKTGARKKAEKQKDRQKQIKVAFSRRNLVEFPCNYSMECDQCQRRQKNRAFCYFCSSVQKLPVCGACGKQKCMQKGGDCLVKHPGVHTTGMAMVGAICDFCEAFICHGRKCISTHACECPLADALCVECNRDTWGQGGRVFSCSFCSGFLCEDDQFEHQAMCQKLDAETNKCSSCNKVGQQMCLKCKVAFCDEHSKRKGFKYGKGANFPCPKCGYDLQSAIDLSMSTTRYKYGRQGNAVADEDDGGGQASFTFGGVTVSNVERAPRGSDEEEDMMGAYAGYYGEHEQYGAEYYDDDDYSSEEDSEEGSDEDLEEELKALKLDALKPVQR; from the exons ATGCCGAAGAAAAAGACTGGAGCAAGGAAAAAGGCAGAGAAGCAGAAGGACAGACAAAAACAAATTAAAGTGGCTTTCAGTCGACGAAACTTGGTGGAATTTCCATGCAACTACTCTATG GAGTGTGATCAATGTCAAAGAAGGCAGAAGAATCGAGCTTTTTGCTACTTTTGTTCCTCAGTTCAAAAACTGCCAGTTTGTGGTGCCTGTG GCAAGCAGAAATGCATGCAGAAAGGAGGTGATTGTCTTGTGAAGCATCCTGGTGTTCATACTACAGGCATGGCTATGGTG GGTGCCATATGTGATTTTTGTGAGGCTTTCATTTGTCACGGGAGAAAATGCATATCAACACACGCGTGTGAGTGTCCCCTTGCAGATGCTCTCTGTGTGGAGTGCAATCGAGATACGTGGGGTCAAG GTGGCAGGGTCTTTTCTTGCTCCTTTTGCTCAGGATTTCTCTGTGAAGATGATCAATTTGAACACCAGGCCATGTGTCAGAAGCTTGATGCAGAGACTAACAAAT GTTCCTCCTGCAACAAAGTTGGCCAGCAGATGTGCCTCAAGTGCAAG GTCGCATTCTGTGATGAGCACAGCAAGAGAAAAGGTTTCAAATATGGCAAAGGAGCTAACTTTCCATGCCCCAAGTGTGGTTATGATCTTCAGTCAGCCATCGATCTCAGCATGTCCA CTACTAGATACAAATATGGCAGGCAAGGTAATGCTGTGGCTGATGAGGATGATGGAGGAGGGCAGGCTAGCTTTACATTTGGCGGAGTAACAGTATCCAATGTTG AAAGAGCCCCGAGAGGCAGCGATGAGGAAGAAGATATGATGGGCGCCTACGCAGGGTATTACGGAGAGCATGAACAGTATGGGGCTGAGTATTATGATGATGACGATTACAGTTCTGAAGAAGACAGCGAGGAAG GCTCAGATGAGGACCTTGAAGAGGAACTCAAGGCACTCAAATTGGATGCATTAAAACCTGTGCAACGCTGA